The Castanea sativa cultivar Marrone di Chiusa Pesio chromosome 11, ASM4071231v1 genome contains a region encoding:
- the LOC142614833 gene encoding LOW QUALITY PROTEIN: transmembrane emp24 domain-containing protein p24beta2 (The sequence of the model RefSeq protein was modified relative to this genomic sequence to represent the inferred CDS: inserted 4 bases in 2 codons; substituted 1 base at 1 genomic stop codon), with the protein MEWWAFMYAVVIIVVLCLFTTKGTEGIRFVIDREDCLSHNVQYDGDXVHVSFVVNKVNSFRHYDHSGVDLVIKGPTGELIQDFHDRTSEKXEFKVQRKGLYQFXFSNKSPYHGTIDFDVRVDHFTYFDQQAKDEHFAPLLEQIAKLEEASYNIQFEQHWLEAQTDRKAIGTV; encoded by the exons ATGGAATGGTGGGCTTTCATGTATGCAGTGGTGATCATAGTGGTGCTGTGTTTATTCACAACAAAAGGAACAGAAGGCATAAGGTTTGTGATAGACAGAGAAGATTGCTTGTCACATAATGTACAGTATGATGGGGA AGTTCATGTTTCTTTCGTTGTCAATAAGGTCAATTCATTTAGGCATTACGATCACAGCGGTGTTGATCTTGtg ATAAAAGGACCTACTGGCGAGCTGATTCAAGATTTTCATGATAGGACAAGTGAGAA TGAGTTTAAAGTTCAAAGGAAAGGGCTTTACCAATTCTGATTCTCTAACAAGTCTCCCTACCATGGAACTATTGACTTTGATGTACGTGTTGATCACTTCACATACTTTGATCAGCAAGCAAAAGATG AGCATTTTGCCCCCTTACTGGAACAGATAGCAAAGTTGGAGGAAGCTTCTTACAACATCCAATTTGAACAACATTGGTTAGAGGCTCAGACTGATCGCAAGGCAATAGGTACTGTCTGA
- the LOC142615458 gene encoding uncharacterized protein LOC142615458 isoform X1: MSSWLEEAEMEYRADVDDAWYSVRVVAEENGDVLRVKFCGFSEEFDKVLRGSELKSKRDIHNLSERFRPISVQVQDSDCSKVSAGDIVCASFGFREDDVRFYDALVDGVEKHAHARKEGGEEECLCNFILIWMHGPNAAKLTSTTIENICQVQSCKQIDPKLDCFLKRAGERLVMTSDPDLISKDDSSPNVKLKQSFPQFANQDTRCAKLSVSKICSSEAERIGSHSDSSILDMDFGGGGNEYVILLENLDKGSSPSMIAEFIQRATSVSPEVYIFPNISSEKSTQGVLSLDSKKEFQKLTDFLDSPKHIIMSSGGRPWVIVEKMTRHNPLRASTGIQSQRTLQNTSFRSSNGIKVVHFGTEEHKMAKLLKDLFVEFFNHQKRLREKLDLDVENILQLYQAL, translated from the exons ATGTCGTCGTGGTTAGAGGAGGCGGAGATGGAGTACAGAGCGGACGTGGACGACGCTTGGTACAGCGTGAGGGTGGTGGCGGAGGAAAACGGCGACGTATTGAGGGTGAAGTTCTGTGGATTCTCGGAGGAGTTCGACAAGGTTCTGAGAGGAAGCGAGTTGAAGAGCAAGAGAGACATTCACAACTTGAGCGAGCGCTTCAGACCCATTTCCGTACAGGTCCAAGACTCTGATTGCTCTAAAGTCTCCGCAGGCGACATCGTTTGCGCCTCCTTTGGTTTCCGTGAAGACGACGTTCGCTTCTATGATGCTCTCGTTGATGGg GTTGAAAAGCATGCGCATGCTCGTAAAgaaggaggagaagaagagtgCTTATGTAACTTTATCCTCATATGGATGCATGGTCCAAATGCTGCGAAGTTGACTTCTACTACTATTGAAAACATTTGTCAAGTCCAGTCATGTAAACAAATAGATCCCAAGTTGGATTGTTTTCTTAAAAGAGCTGGGGAGAGATTAGTAATGACATCTGACCCTGATTTGATTTCTAAAGATGACAGTAGCCCAAACGTCAAGCTCAAGCAAAGTTTTCCTCAATTTGCCAACCAG GACACAAGGTGTGCCAAGCTGTCTGTGAGTAAAATCTGCTCGTCTGAAG CAGAGAGGATTGGCAGTCATTCGGATAGTAGTATACTGGATATGGATTTTGGGGGTGGAGGAAATGAGTATGTGATACTACTTGAGAATCTGGATAAAGGATCGTCTCCCTCAATGATTGCAGAATTCATACAAAGAGCAACTTCTGTATCTCCTGAAGTATACATTTTCCCAAATATTTCTTCAGAGAAATCAACACAGGGAGTGCTTTCATTGGATAGTAAAAAGGAATTTCAAAAGTTAACTGATTTCCTGGATAGTCCCAAGCACATCATCATGTCGTCAGGGGGAAG GCCATGGGTGATAGTTGAGAAAATGACAAGGCATAATCCACTGAGAGCATCAACTGGGATCCAATCTCAG AGAACATTACAGAATACGAGCTTTAGAAGTAGCAACGGAATAAAGGTTGTCCATTTTGGAACTGAAGAACACAAGATGGCTAAGCTGCTAAAGGATTTATTTGTGgaattttttaatcatcaaaagCGACTGCGCGAGAAGCTAGACTTGGATGTTGAAAATATCTTGCAGCTATATCAAGCACTGTAA
- the LOC142615458 gene encoding uncharacterized protein LOC142615458 isoform X2, with product MSSWLEEAEMEYRADVDDAWYSVRVVAEENGDVLRVKFCGFSEEFDKVLRGSELKSKRDIHNLSERFRPISVQVQDSDCSKVSAGDIVCASFGFREDDVRFYDALVDGVEKHAHARKEGGEEECLCNFILIWMHGPNAAKLTSTTIENICQVQSCKQIDPKLDCFLKRAGERLVMTSDPDLISKDDSSPNVKLKQSFPQFANQDTRCAKLSVSKICSSEERIGSHSDSSILDMDFGGGGNEYVILLENLDKGSSPSMIAEFIQRATSVSPEVYIFPNISSEKSTQGVLSLDSKKEFQKLTDFLDSPKHIIMSSGGRPWVIVEKMTRHNPLRASTGIQSQRTLQNTSFRSSNGIKVVHFGTEEHKMAKLLKDLFVEFFNHQKRLREKLDLDVENILQLYQAL from the exons ATGTCGTCGTGGTTAGAGGAGGCGGAGATGGAGTACAGAGCGGACGTGGACGACGCTTGGTACAGCGTGAGGGTGGTGGCGGAGGAAAACGGCGACGTATTGAGGGTGAAGTTCTGTGGATTCTCGGAGGAGTTCGACAAGGTTCTGAGAGGAAGCGAGTTGAAGAGCAAGAGAGACATTCACAACTTGAGCGAGCGCTTCAGACCCATTTCCGTACAGGTCCAAGACTCTGATTGCTCTAAAGTCTCCGCAGGCGACATCGTTTGCGCCTCCTTTGGTTTCCGTGAAGACGACGTTCGCTTCTATGATGCTCTCGTTGATGGg GTTGAAAAGCATGCGCATGCTCGTAAAgaaggaggagaagaagagtgCTTATGTAACTTTATCCTCATATGGATGCATGGTCCAAATGCTGCGAAGTTGACTTCTACTACTATTGAAAACATTTGTCAAGTCCAGTCATGTAAACAAATAGATCCCAAGTTGGATTGTTTTCTTAAAAGAGCTGGGGAGAGATTAGTAATGACATCTGACCCTGATTTGATTTCTAAAGATGACAGTAGCCCAAACGTCAAGCTCAAGCAAAGTTTTCCTCAATTTGCCAACCAG GACACAAGGTGTGCCAAGCTGTCTGTGAGTAAAATCTGCTCGTCTGAAG AGAGGATTGGCAGTCATTCGGATAGTAGTATACTGGATATGGATTTTGGGGGTGGAGGAAATGAGTATGTGATACTACTTGAGAATCTGGATAAAGGATCGTCTCCCTCAATGATTGCAGAATTCATACAAAGAGCAACTTCTGTATCTCCTGAAGTATACATTTTCCCAAATATTTCTTCAGAGAAATCAACACAGGGAGTGCTTTCATTGGATAGTAAAAAGGAATTTCAAAAGTTAACTGATTTCCTGGATAGTCCCAAGCACATCATCATGTCGTCAGGGGGAAG GCCATGGGTGATAGTTGAGAAAATGACAAGGCATAATCCACTGAGAGCATCAACTGGGATCCAATCTCAG AGAACATTACAGAATACGAGCTTTAGAAGTAGCAACGGAATAAAGGTTGTCCATTTTGGAACTGAAGAACACAAGATGGCTAAGCTGCTAAAGGATTTATTTGTGgaattttttaatcatcaaaagCGACTGCGCGAGAAGCTAGACTTGGATGTTGAAAATATCTTGCAGCTATATCAAGCACTGTAA
- the LOC142615458 gene encoding uncharacterized protein LOC142615458 isoform X3 translates to MSSWLEEAEMEYRADVDDAWYSVRVVAEENGDVLRVKFCGFSEEFDKVLRGSELKSKRDIHNLSERFRPISVQVQDSDCSKVSAGDIVCASFGFREDDVRFYDALVDGVEKHAHARKEGGEEECLCNFILIWMHGPNAAKLTSTTIENICQVQSCKQIDPKLDCFLKRAGERLVMTSDPDLISKDDSSPNVKLKQSFPQFANQDTRCAKLSVSKICSSEAERIGSHSDSSILDMDFGGGGNEYVILLENLDKGSSPSMIAEFIQRATSVSPEVYIFPNISSEKSTQGVLSLDSKKEFQKLTDFLDSPKHIIMSSGGREHYRIRALEVATE, encoded by the exons ATGTCGTCGTGGTTAGAGGAGGCGGAGATGGAGTACAGAGCGGACGTGGACGACGCTTGGTACAGCGTGAGGGTGGTGGCGGAGGAAAACGGCGACGTATTGAGGGTGAAGTTCTGTGGATTCTCGGAGGAGTTCGACAAGGTTCTGAGAGGAAGCGAGTTGAAGAGCAAGAGAGACATTCACAACTTGAGCGAGCGCTTCAGACCCATTTCCGTACAGGTCCAAGACTCTGATTGCTCTAAAGTCTCCGCAGGCGACATCGTTTGCGCCTCCTTTGGTTTCCGTGAAGACGACGTTCGCTTCTATGATGCTCTCGTTGATGGg GTTGAAAAGCATGCGCATGCTCGTAAAgaaggaggagaagaagagtgCTTATGTAACTTTATCCTCATATGGATGCATGGTCCAAATGCTGCGAAGTTGACTTCTACTACTATTGAAAACATTTGTCAAGTCCAGTCATGTAAACAAATAGATCCCAAGTTGGATTGTTTTCTTAAAAGAGCTGGGGAGAGATTAGTAATGACATCTGACCCTGATTTGATTTCTAAAGATGACAGTAGCCCAAACGTCAAGCTCAAGCAAAGTTTTCCTCAATTTGCCAACCAG GACACAAGGTGTGCCAAGCTGTCTGTGAGTAAAATCTGCTCGTCTGAAG CAGAGAGGATTGGCAGTCATTCGGATAGTAGTATACTGGATATGGATTTTGGGGGTGGAGGAAATGAGTATGTGATACTACTTGAGAATCTGGATAAAGGATCGTCTCCCTCAATGATTGCAGAATTCATACAAAGAGCAACTTCTGTATCTCCTGAAGTATACATTTTCCCAAATATTTCTTCAGAGAAATCAACACAGGGAGTGCTTTCATTGGATAGTAAAAAGGAATTTCAAAAGTTAACTGATTTCCTGGATAGTCCCAAGCACATCATCATGTCGTCAGGGGGAAG AGAACATTACAGAATACGAGCTTTAGAAGTAGCAACGGAATAA